In Ectothiorhodosinus mongolicus, one DNA window encodes the following:
- a CDS encoding ExbD/TolR family protein: protein MIRLSEAVTARHDDNQMIPLINIVFLLLIFFMVAGVLEAQNILNVDPPDSVVTQASDERDILVLLDAQGQTALDETIVPLDSLTEAVRTRITALGGETDALRVHIKADASVTTEQLLMLMDHLRDAGIQRITLLAVVGNGL from the coding sequence ATGATTCGTCTCTCTGAAGCAGTCACCGCTCGCCACGACGATAACCAGATGATCCCATTGATCAACATTGTGTTCTTGCTGCTGATTTTCTTCATGGTGGCCGGCGTTCTCGAGGCGCAGAATATACTGAATGTGGATCCGCCTGATTCGGTGGTGACTCAAGCCTCGGATGAACGCGATATTTTGGTTTTGCTGGACGCTCAGGGGCAGACCGCCCTCGATGAGACGATAGTGCCGCTGGATTCCCTGACCGAGGCCGTGCGCACGCGCATCACAGCGCTGGGTGGTGAGACTGACGCTCTTCGTGTGCACATTAAAGCAGATGCCTCAGTCACGACCGAGCAGCTACTGATGCTGATGGACCATTTGCGGGATGCTGGAATTCAACGCATCACTCTATTGGCTGTGGTTGGGAATGGGCTATGA
- the ispF gene encoding 2-C-methyl-D-erythritol 2,4-cyclodiphosphate synthase, translating to MNLRIGHGYDVHAFTEGNHLVLAGVRVPHDRAFKAHSDGDVLAHAVTDAILGAAALGDIGQHFPDTDPAYEGVDSRILLCQVVALIKSQGFEIGNIDATIIAQAPKMGPHIPQMRAHLAKDCEIPVERVNVKATTTERLGFAGREEGIAAHAVVLITKKGTDLFF from the coding sequence ATGAATCTGCGTATTGGTCATGGCTATGATGTGCATGCCTTTACCGAGGGGAATCACTTGGTTTTGGCCGGAGTGCGTGTGCCGCATGACCGTGCTTTCAAGGCTCATTCGGATGGAGACGTGCTCGCGCATGCGGTCACTGATGCGATTTTGGGCGCAGCGGCCTTGGGTGATATCGGTCAGCATTTCCCAGACACAGATCCCGCCTACGAGGGTGTCGATAGCCGGATCCTGCTGTGTCAGGTTGTGGCGTTAATCAAAAGCCAAGGTTTTGAGATCGGCAATATCGATGCCACGATTATCGCTCAGGCGCCAAAAATGGGGCCGCACATCCCGCAGATGCGCGCGCACTTAGCGAAAGATTGCGAGATCCCCGTCGAGCGGGTCAACGTCAAAGCCACCACCACCGAACGCCTGGGCTTTGCTGGCCGCGAAGAAGGCATCGCCGCCCACGCCGTGGTCTTAATAACAAAAAAGGGGACGGATTTATTTTTTTAA
- the ftsB gene encoding cell division protein FtsB, giving the protein MRLVLIGLALVVLGLQAKLWFGEGSIPEVLQLRVAVTEQEASNELLRLRNQALQAEVDDLKTGLDAIEERARLEMGMVGEGETFFHIVTQPRQEP; this is encoded by the coding sequence ATGCGACTGGTCCTGATCGGTTTGGCTTTGGTGGTGCTGGGTTTGCAGGCCAAGCTTTGGTTTGGTGAGGGCAGTATCCCCGAGGTCTTGCAGCTACGCGTTGCGGTAACCGAGCAAGAGGCCAGCAATGAGCTGTTGCGCCTACGTAATCAGGCGCTACAAGCTGAGGTGGATGATCTGAAAACCGGTTTGGATGCCATTGAGGAGCGTGCGCGCTTGGAAATGGGCATGGTGGGTGAGGGTGAGACCTTTTTCCATATTGTCACCCAGCCGCGTCAGGAGCCCTGA
- a CDS encoding TonB family protein: MRRITARHWAIAAGVALALHIVVLVWWYRMPPTTAAGAIDEGAGGIVIDLAPAVEAMPEPEPEPEPEPEPEPEPEPEPEPEPEPEPEPEPEPEPEPEPEPEPEPEPEPEPEPVVQPPPPQPVTPPTQFVPEVEGGQALDRGGDLQAREDYTRTIQAWLDRHKQYPRQALLRRQSGVVMVFFTVSRQGEVLATRIDQSSGHRLLDDEVEELLQRASPLPPMPSHLSGDRFEVVVPIAFSLM, encoded by the coding sequence ATGAGGCGCATCACGGCGCGTCATTGGGCCATTGCCGCAGGGGTGGCATTAGCGCTGCATATTGTGGTGTTGGTGTGGTGGTATCGCATGCCGCCGACCACCGCAGCTGGCGCGATTGATGAGGGTGCTGGCGGCATCGTGATTGATTTGGCACCGGCGGTCGAGGCTATGCCGGAGCCTGAACCGGAGCCCGAGCCGGAGCCGGAACCCGAGCCGGAACCGGAGCCTGAACCCGAGCCTGAACCCGAGCCGGAACCCGAGCCTGAACCCGAGCCGGAACCCGAGCCTGAACCCGAGCCGGAACCCGAGCCGGAACCGGAACCGGAACCGGAGCCGGTGGTGCAGCCTCCGCCGCCACAGCCTGTGACGCCACCGACGCAATTCGTGCCAGAAGTTGAGGGCGGTCAGGCCCTGGATAGGGGTGGTGATCTGCAGGCCCGCGAAGATTACACCCGAACGATTCAGGCTTGGCTAGATCGACATAAACAGTACCCGCGTCAAGCATTGCTGCGGCGACAATCCGGCGTTGTCATGGTGTTTTTTACCGTGAGCCGACAAGGTGAAGTACTGGCAACGCGTATTGATCAAAGTTCTGGGCATCGCCTTCTCGATGACGAGGTTGAGGAGCTGTTGCAACGCGCTTCTCCGTTGCCTCCTATGCCTTCACACTTGTCTGGCGATCGCTTCGAAGTCGTCGTGCCCATCGCTTTTTCACTGATGTGA
- a CDS encoding MotA/TolQ/ExbB proton channel family protein, with product MDQGSGGWIQGLFGLINLGGPVVVVLMLMSVLALTVILLKIAQFMRLKIHDHAAIDEAMMLWQSGDSQAALQGLADVKNPAAGVISHAINGQVKAQLPEPVLREEVMRQASEVLQSLRSQFRTLEVIGTLSPLLGLLGTVLGMIAAFQQLESAGARVDPSILSGGIWVALTTTAVGLAVAIPVVAVLNGLERWVDGFRHHLQDSLTRVFTQAAR from the coding sequence ATGGACCAGGGATCTGGGGGTTGGATACAGGGTTTGTTTGGTCTGATTAACTTGGGCGGCCCGGTTGTTGTGGTTTTGATGCTCATGTCGGTGCTGGCGCTGACCGTGATTTTGCTGAAGATAGCGCAGTTCATGCGCCTGAAAATTCACGATCATGCGGCCATTGATGAAGCCATGATGCTGTGGCAAAGCGGTGATAGCCAAGCGGCTTTGCAAGGCCTGGCGGATGTAAAAAATCCCGCTGCTGGCGTCATCAGTCATGCGATAAATGGACAAGTAAAGGCGCAGCTACCCGAGCCTGTGTTACGCGAAGAAGTGATGCGCCAGGCTTCTGAGGTTTTACAGTCGCTGCGTTCCCAATTTCGTACCCTGGAGGTGATCGGCACGCTGTCCCCGTTACTCGGATTGCTGGGAACGGTTTTGGGGATGATTGCGGCTTTCCAACAATTGGAGTCGGCTGGCGCGCGCGTCGATCCCTCGATCCTATCGGGGGGGATTTGGGTGGCTTTGACCACCACGGCTGTGGGTTTGGCGGTAGCCATTCCTGTTGTGGCGGTGCTCAATGGCCTCGAGCGTTGGGTGGACGGATTTCGCCACCATTTACAGGATTCTTTGACGCGAGTGTTTACCCAGGCGGCGCGCTAA
- the fdxA gene encoding ferredoxin FdxA, whose protein sequence is MTFVVLENCIRCKFTDCVEVCPVDCFHEGPNFLVIDPDECIDCSLCEPECPANAIVPEDEVPEGQEHMIDLNAELSPQWPVITRKKDPLPDADDWNGKPDKLQYLDK, encoded by the coding sequence ATGACCTTTGTCGTGCTGGAAAACTGTATTCGCTGTAAGTTCACCGATTGTGTGGAAGTCTGTCCTGTTGACTGCTTCCATGAGGGCCCCAATTTTTTGGTGATCGACCCGGATGAGTGCATCGATTGCTCGTTATGCGAGCCTGAATGTCCAGCGAATGCGATTGTTCCGGAAGACGAAGTACCCGAGGGTCAAGAGCACATGATCGACCTGAATGCCGAGCTTTCGCCGCAGTGGCCGGTCATCACCCGCAAGAAAGATCCCCTGCCCGACGCCGATGACTGGAACGGTAAGCCCGACAAACTGCAGTACCTCGACAAATAA
- the eno gene encoding phosphopyruvate hydratase — translation MTEIADIRAREIVDSRGNPTVEADVRLTTGAMGRAAVPSGASTGSREALELRDGGSRYCGKGVQTAVAHINGEIRETLLGMKATDLAVVDQRMRDLDGSENKGRLGANALLAVSMALAHANADDEGVPLYHYLGGPEAHMLPVPMMNIINGGAHADNSVDMQEFMILPVGASSVAEAIRYGAEVFHALKKVLSGRGLSTAVGDEGGFAPDLPSNEAAIEAILEAIHQAGFVPGKDIYLGLDCAASEFFKEGRYELASEGKSLDAAQMVDYLAHWVEQYPIITIEDGMDESDWAGWKQLTERLGAQVQLVGDDLFVTNTEILRRGIDEGIGNAILIKLNQIGTMTETLEAIKMAQEAGFAAVISHRSGETEDVTIADLSVATGAGQIKTGSLSRSDRVAKYNQLIRIEEALGHAARYAGRAAFKNL, via the coding sequence ATGACTGAGATTGCAGATATCAGGGCCCGCGAAATCGTCGACTCGCGCGGCAATCCCACCGTCGAGGCAGATGTGCGTCTCACCACGGGTGCTATGGGGCGCGCCGCCGTGCCTTCAGGCGCATCCACCGGATCGCGCGAGGCTTTGGAGCTACGCGATGGGGGCAGTCGCTATTGTGGGAAGGGCGTGCAAACGGCCGTGGCGCATATTAATGGCGAGATCCGCGAGACGTTGCTGGGCATGAAAGCCACCGACTTAGCGGTAGTTGATCAGCGCATGCGTGATTTGGATGGCAGTGAGAACAAAGGTCGGTTGGGTGCTAATGCCTTGCTGGCCGTTTCCATGGCCTTAGCGCATGCCAATGCCGATGATGAGGGTGTGCCGCTGTATCACTATTTGGGTGGGCCTGAGGCGCATATGCTGCCCGTGCCGATGATGAACATCATCAACGGTGGTGCGCATGCCGATAACAGCGTCGACATGCAGGAATTCATGATTTTGCCGGTGGGTGCCAGCAGTGTGGCCGAGGCCATTCGCTATGGGGCGGAAGTGTTCCATGCCCTGAAAAAAGTATTGTCTGGGCGCGGATTATCCACGGCGGTGGGGGACGAAGGGGGTTTTGCCCCAGATCTACCTTCCAATGAGGCAGCCATTGAGGCCATCTTGGAGGCCATTCATCAGGCGGGCTTTGTGCCGGGTAAAGATATTTATTTGGGATTGGATTGCGCGGCATCTGAGTTTTTCAAAGAAGGCCGTTATGAACTCGCCTCCGAAGGTAAGTCTTTGGATGCGGCGCAGATGGTGGATTATCTGGCACATTGGGTCGAACAGTACCCCATCATCACCATCGAGGATGGCATGGATGAGAGCGACTGGGCGGGCTGGAAGCAGTTAACCGAGCGATTGGGTGCACAGGTGCAGCTGGTGGGTGATGATTTGTTTGTCACCAATACCGAGATTCTGCGCCGGGGCATTGATGAGGGGATTGGTAATGCCATTCTCATCAAGCTCAATCAGATTGGCACCATGACCGAGACGCTAGAGGCGATCAAAATGGCCCAAGAGGCGGGATTTGCTGCCGTGATCTCGCATCGCTCGGGTGAAACCGAGGATGTCACTATCGCTGATTTGTCGGTGGCCACTGGCGCCGGTCAGATCAAGACCGGCTCGTTGTCGCGTTCGGATCGCGTCGCTAAGTACAACCAGCTGATTCGCATTGAAGAAGCGCTGGGTCATGCGGCGCGTTATGCGGGTCGGGCGGCTTTTAAGAACCTTTAG
- the ispD gene encoding 2-C-methyl-D-erythritol 4-phosphate cytidylyltransferase, whose protein sequence is MATESRYWAVIPAAGVGQRMQADRPKQYLTLAGKAVLERSVQPFLMHSAIAGVALALQPHDPWFAELDIRASKPLLIAPGGAERCHSVCHALEVLLASGAQEQDWVLVHDAARPCLSQTDLDRLIEALSDDAVGGILASPVGDTLKRDDGAGQIAQTLDRTGVWRALTPQMFRLGMLHQALSSAIAGGALVTDEAGAMERAGYAPKLVAGSARNIKITRPEDLELAEFYWRSKQ, encoded by the coding sequence ATGGCCACTGAAAGTCGTTATTGGGCGGTGATTCCGGCCGCCGGTGTGGGTCAGCGCATGCAGGCCGATCGCCCTAAGCAGTATTTGACTTTGGCCGGCAAAGCCGTTCTAGAACGTAGTGTGCAGCCGTTTTTGATGCATTCGGCGATTGCTGGTGTGGCCTTGGCGCTACAGCCGCATGATCCTTGGTTTGCTGAGTTAGATATCCGAGCGTCCAAGCCTTTACTGATAGCGCCAGGTGGCGCAGAGCGTTGCCATTCCGTGTGTCATGCCTTAGAAGTTTTGCTGGCCTCAGGCGCCCAGGAGCAGGATTGGGTGTTGGTGCATGATGCCGCCCGTCCGTGTCTGTCGCAAACCGATCTAGACCGATTGATCGAGGCGCTGAGCGATGATGCGGTGGGCGGCATCCTGGCCTCGCCCGTTGGGGATACTCTGAAACGGGATGACGGCGCGGGGCAGATTGCGCAGACGCTGGATCGCACCGGTGTTTGGCGGGCGCTGACGCCGCAGATGTTTCGTCTAGGTATGCTGCATCAAGCCTTGAGCTCGGCCATTGCCGGCGGGGCTTTGGTCACAGATGAGGCCGGTGCGATGGAGCGAGCGGGCTATGCGCCCAAGTTGGTTGCAGGCAGCGCGCGTAATATCAAAATTACCCGGCCGGAAGATCTTGAGTTGGCGGAGTTTTATTGGAGATCGAAGCAATGA
- the mutS gene encoding DNA mismatch repair protein MutS has protein sequence MDLASHTPMMQQFLRIKAEHPDVLLFYRMGDFYELFYEDATRAARLLDITLTHRGQSAGKAIPMAGVPVHAAENYLGRLMRLGESVAICEQIGDPATSKGPVERQVVRIVTPGTVTDEALLDERRDNLLVSVYADPAGLHYGLAALDLASGRFFIEQLGGSEALLAELARLQPAEYLQSEDQQIPGHEHPALKRRLPWHYELTAARELLCRQFGVHDLAGFGAQDLPLAVSAAGALLLYAQETQKSTLPHIDGLQVRRLESGITLDAATRRNLELTRNLAGGQDHTLYAVLDQTRSAMGSRLLARWLHEPLRDKAMISARHDAVATVIAQAAAAGLQTLLAGIADIERILTRIALGSARPRDLAALRDTLGALPALRNQLDPLQADRWRALAEDLSANPVSFELLTRAVIGQPPVLIRDGGVIAEGYDAELDELRQLSQNADQFLLDLEQRERERTGIHNLKVAYNRVHGYYIEIGRQHADSVPQDYQRRQTLKGAERYITPELKSFEDKVLSARERALAREKQLYEDLLQGLQPELPALRQTAMALAEIDVLVNFAERAEALNYTRPLLVHQPGIELLEARHPVVERVLDEPFVPNDLRLNDERRMLIVTGPNMGGKSTYMRQAALVVLMAHIGSYVPARQAHIGPIDRIFTRVGASDDLASGRSTFMVEMTEAAHILHHATENSLVLMDEIGRGTSTFDGLSLAMACAEYLAKTNRALCLFATHYFELTSLPEALPAVVNVHIDAVEHGEQLVFLHAVKEGPANQSYGLHVAALAGVPRAVIRRARQHLQHLEAKAFGPAGSSQAPTPQLGLFDSPPALDAELQAELERWERLRPLIDEFDPDQMTPRQALELWYQLKALC, from the coding sequence ATGGATCTTGCCTCCCACACGCCGATGATGCAGCAGTTCTTGCGCATCAAGGCCGAGCACCCCGATGTGCTGCTGTTCTACCGCATGGGTGACTTCTACGAGCTGTTTTATGAGGATGCCACACGCGCCGCGCGCCTGTTGGATATCACCCTCACACATCGCGGCCAATCGGCGGGGAAAGCCATTCCCATGGCCGGCGTTCCTGTGCATGCCGCGGAGAATTACCTGGGGCGTCTGATGCGCCTCGGCGAGTCGGTGGCCATCTGCGAACAAATCGGCGACCCAGCCACCAGCAAAGGGCCCGTCGAGCGCCAAGTAGTGCGCATTGTTACGCCGGGGACAGTGACTGATGAAGCGCTTTTGGATGAGCGCCGCGACAATCTTTTGGTCAGCGTCTATGCCGACCCGGCTGGGCTGCACTATGGTTTAGCGGCTTTGGACCTGGCCTCGGGGCGGTTTTTTATCGAGCAACTCGGTGGCAGTGAGGCCCTACTGGCGGAGCTTGCGCGCCTGCAACCCGCCGAATATCTGCAATCTGAGGATCAGCAGATTCCGGGCCACGAACATCCGGCCCTGAAGCGACGCCTGCCCTGGCATTATGAGCTGACGGCGGCGCGTGAGCTGCTGTGCCGGCAATTTGGCGTTCATGATTTGGCCGGTTTTGGTGCGCAAGATTTGCCGCTGGCCGTGTCGGCTGCCGGCGCCCTGCTGTTGTATGCTCAAGAGACGCAAAAATCTACGCTGCCGCATATCGATGGCCTTCAGGTGCGCCGCTTGGAATCAGGCATCACGCTGGATGCCGCCACCCGCCGTAATCTAGAGCTCACCCGCAATCTCGCCGGTGGCCAAGATCACACTCTATATGCGGTATTGGACCAAACGCGCTCGGCTATGGGTTCGCGTCTGCTGGCACGTTGGCTACACGAACCTCTGCGTGACAAAGCCATGATCAGCGCCCGCCATGACGCGGTTGCAACGGTTATTGCCCAAGCCGCTGCTGCCGGCCTGCAGACATTGCTTGCTGGCATTGCCGATATCGAGCGCATTCTCACCCGTATTGCCCTGGGCTCAGCCAGACCCCGAGATCTGGCGGCGCTGCGCGATACCTTGGGCGCCTTACCGGCGCTGCGCAATCAACTCGACCCCCTGCAAGCCGATCGCTGGCGGGCTCTTGCCGAGGACTTGAGCGCCAATCCAGTGAGTTTTGAGCTGCTGACTCGCGCCGTTATCGGCCAACCCCCGGTGTTGATTCGTGATGGCGGTGTGATCGCCGAAGGCTATGATGCCGAGCTCGATGAACTGCGCCAACTATCGCAAAATGCCGATCAATTTTTACTCGATTTAGAGCAGCGCGAGCGCGAGCGCACCGGGATTCATAATCTCAAGGTTGCTTATAACCGCGTACATGGCTATTACATCGAGATTGGCCGCCAACATGCCGATAGCGTGCCGCAGGACTATCAGCGCCGCCAGACTCTTAAAGGCGCTGAGCGATACATCACGCCTGAGCTTAAAAGCTTTGAGGACAAAGTGCTGTCGGCACGCGAGCGGGCTTTGGCGCGGGAGAAACAGCTTTATGAAGACCTGCTACAGGGCCTGCAACCCGAACTGCCGGCTTTGCGGCAAACGGCCATGGCCCTGGCTGAGATTGATGTGTTGGTGAATTTTGCTGAACGTGCCGAGGCGCTCAATTACACCCGGCCACTACTCGTTCACCAGCCGGGCATCGAGCTGTTGGAAGCACGGCATCCAGTGGTGGAGCGGGTTTTGGATGAACCCTTCGTGCCCAATGATCTGCGCCTGAATGATGAACGCCGCATGCTGATCGTTACCGGCCCGAACATGGGCGGCAAATCGACCTATATGCGCCAAGCCGCTCTGGTGGTATTGATGGCGCACATCGGCAGCTATGTTCCTGCGCGCCAGGCACACATCGGCCCGATTGATCGGATTTTTACGCGGGTTGGCGCCAGCGATGATCTGGCCTCTGGGCGATCGACTTTCATGGTGGAGATGACCGAGGCCGCGCATATCCTGCATCACGCCACGGAAAACAGCCTGGTATTAATGGATGAGATCGGACGCGGTACCAGTACCTTTGACGGCCTATCCCTGGCCATGGCCTGCGCCGAATACCTTGCCAAGACCAATCGGGCTTTGTGTTTGTTTGCCACCCATTATTTCGAGCTCACCAGTCTGCCAGAGGCGTTACCCGCCGTGGTGAATGTGCATATTGATGCCGTGGAACATGGCGAACAACTGGTGTTCTTACACGCCGTCAAAGAAGGCCCGGCTAACCAAAGCTATGGGCTGCATGTGGCAGCTCTGGCGGGCGTACCCCGCGCGGTGATTCGTCGTGCCCGTCAGCATCTGCAACACTTGGAGGCCAAAGCCTTTGGCCCGGCAGGATCCAGCCAAGCGCCGACGCCGCAATTGGGCTTATTTGATAGTCCGCCTGCCCTCGATGCTGAACTGCAAGCCGAGCTGGAACGTTGGGAGCGACTGCGCCCCCTCATCGATGAGTTCGATCCCGATCAAATGACACCGCGTCAAGCGCTGGAGCTATGGTATCAGCTCAAGGCCTTGTGCTAA
- the kdsA gene encoding 3-deoxy-8-phosphooctulonate synthase — MNLCDFTVGNDLPFFLIAGPCVIESEAMAFETATALKTMTGDLGIPFIYKSSFDKANRSSASSYRGPGMAAGLEILAKVRAQLDVPILTDVHEDTPIDEVADVVDVLQTPAFLCRQTNFIQRVAQAGVPVNIKKGQFLAPWDMANVVEKARATGNEQIMVCERGVSFGYNTLISDMRGLAVMRQTGCPVVFDATHSVQQPGGQGTASGGQREFVPVLARAAIASGVAGLFMESHPDPDRALSDGPNAWPLGKMRELLQILMELDSVVKQNEYPEDQYLRAEV, encoded by the coding sequence ATGAACTTGTGTGATTTTACCGTTGGCAATGACCTGCCGTTTTTCCTGATCGCCGGGCCTTGCGTGATTGAGAGCGAGGCAATGGCCTTTGAGACCGCAACGGCCTTAAAGACGATGACCGGGGATCTGGGGATTCCGTTTATCTATAAATCTTCGTTTGATAAAGCCAACCGCTCATCGGCCAGTAGTTACCGTGGGCCGGGCATGGCAGCGGGCTTAGAGATCTTGGCCAAGGTTAGGGCGCAGCTGGATGTGCCGATTTTAACCGATGTTCATGAGGACACGCCCATTGATGAAGTCGCGGATGTGGTGGATGTGCTGCAAACGCCGGCCTTCTTGTGTCGTCAAACCAACTTTATTCAGCGTGTGGCGCAGGCCGGTGTGCCGGTAAATATCAAAAAGGGGCAATTCCTCGCGCCCTGGGATATGGCCAATGTTGTTGAAAAAGCCCGTGCCACAGGCAATGAGCAGATCATGGTTTGTGAGCGGGGTGTGTCATTTGGTTACAACACCTTGATCTCGGATATGCGCGGATTGGCGGTGATGCGTCAGACGGGTTGTCCCGTGGTGTTTGACGCCACGCATTCCGTGCAACAGCCCGGGGGGCAGGGCACGGCATCCGGAGGTCAACGTGAATTTGTGCCTGTACTGGCGCGCGCGGCCATCGCGTCGGGTGTCGCAGGTTTATTTATGGAATCCCATCCGGATCCCGATCGTGCCTTATCCGATGGGCCTAATGCTTGGCCATTGGGGAAAATGCGTGAGCTCTTGCAGATTTTGATGGAGTTGGATTCAGTGGTTAAGCAGAATGAATATCCTGAAGATCAATATCTTAGGGCTGAAGTTTAA
- a CDS encoding CTP synthase gives MTRFIFITGGVVSSLGKGIAAASLGSILEARGLKVTMMKLDPYINVDPGTMSPFQHGEVFVTDDGAETDLDLGHYERFVRLRTARRNNFTTGQIYENVIRKERRGDYLGGTVQVIPHITDEIKRSIREGSEGADISLVEIGGTVGDIESLPFLEAIRQMGVELGREHALFVHLTLVPYISAAGEIKTKPTQHSVKELRSIGIQPDILLCRSNQTLPEAERRKIALFTNVEEKAVISAIDVDNIYKIPLWLHSQKLDEIVLRKLSVEAPAADLKEWREVVNAMEFPEAEISIGMVGKYVELTESYKSLNEALTHAGIHTSTKVNIEYIDSEKLETGDEEAQKALAAVDAILVPGGFGSRGVEGKINAVRYAREKRVPYLGICLGMQVAVIEYARHVAGLTGAHSTEFQGDTPHPVIALITEWQGADGQIEQRSADDDLGGTMRLGAQQARLQSGTLARETYAEEIVSERHRHRYEFNNQFLERLEQTGLVISAKSMDDSLVEMVELRDHPWFVACQFHPEFTSTPRDGHPLFSGFIRAARVHHDKRQTLSQA, from the coding sequence ATGACGCGTTTTATATTTATTACGGGGGGTGTGGTCTCCTCCCTGGGCAAGGGTATTGCTGCTGCCTCACTGGGTTCGATTCTCGAGGCGCGCGGACTGAAAGTTACCATGATGAAGCTGGATCCCTACATTAATGTGGATCCTGGAACCATGAGTCCATTCCAGCATGGCGAGGTCTTCGTCACCGATGATGGGGCTGAGACCGATTTGGATTTGGGGCATTACGAACGTTTTGTGCGCCTGCGCACGGCGCGGCGCAACAATTTCACTACCGGACAAATCTACGAAAATGTGATCCGCAAGGAACGCCGCGGCGATTACCTGGGCGGCACGGTGCAGGTCATCCCGCACATCACCGATGAGATCAAACGCAGTATCCGTGAGGGTTCGGAAGGCGCGGATATCTCGCTGGTAGAGATTGGCGGTACGGTGGGTGATATCGAGTCGCTGCCATTTTTGGAGGCGATCCGACAAATGGGTGTGGAGCTGGGGCGGGAACATGCACTGTTTGTGCATCTTACGCTCGTGCCTTATATCTCGGCAGCGGGTGAGATTAAAACCAAACCCACGCAGCATTCGGTGAAAGAATTGCGCTCCATCGGCATTCAGCCTGACATCTTGCTGTGCCGCTCGAATCAAACCTTGCCCGAGGCGGAGCGGCGCAAGATTGCTTTGTTCACAAACGTCGAGGAAAAAGCAGTGATCTCGGCGATAGATGTCGACAACATCTACAAAATTCCGCTTTGGCTGCATTCCCAAAAGCTTGATGAGATTGTGCTCCGGAAACTGTCCGTAGAGGCCCCAGCAGCGGATCTCAAGGAGTGGCGGGAAGTGGTGAATGCCATGGAGTTTCCAGAAGCTGAGATCAGCATCGGCATGGTGGGTAAGTACGTGGAGCTGACGGAGTCCTACAAGTCGCTCAATGAAGCGTTGACCCACGCCGGCATTCACACGAGCACTAAGGTGAATATTGAATATATCGATTCCGAGAAGCTGGAAACTGGTGATGAGGAAGCGCAGAAGGCCTTGGCGGCGGTGGATGCCATCTTGGTGCCCGGCGGTTTTGGTTCACGCGGCGTGGAAGGGAAAATCAATGCCGTGCGCTATGCACGTGAGAAGCGCGTGCCGTATCTAGGCATTTGTTTGGGCATGCAGGTGGCGGTCATTGAATATGCGCGTCATGTGGCGGGGCTAACTGGCGCGCACAGCACGGAATTTCAAGGTGATACGCCCCATCCAGTGATTGCCCTGATTACCGAGTGGCAGGGAGCCGATGGGCAAATCGAGCAACGCAGTGCCGATGATGATCTCGGCGGAACCATGCGCTTGGGAGCGCAACAGGCGCGGTTGCAATCGGGTACGCTGGCTCGCGAGACCTACGCCGAAGAGATCGTTTCTGAGCGACATCGCCATCGGTATGAATTCAATAATCAGTTTTTAGAACGCTTGGAGCAGACGGGTCTGGTGATCTCGGCCAAATCCATGGATGACAGCTTGGTGGAGATGGTGGAGTTGCGCGACCACCCCTGGTTTGTGGCCTGTCAGTTCCATCCGGAATTCACCTCGACACCGCGCGATGGACATCCCTTGTTTTCCGGATTTATCCGCGCCGCTCGTGTGCATCACGATAAGCGCCAAACCTTGAGTCAAGCCTGA
- a CDS encoding ExbD/TolR family protein → MQLEAPKPKGRAMISLTPLIDVVFILLVFFMLATSFLDWTALPLSVPAQSAAPVSEVVVLNVRIDAEGQIFVDNVLTERSVLGAELSSRVADEPELHVLVKPDPAVDLQMLVNVVDAVRLASPGSMRLAR, encoded by the coding sequence ATGCAGCTGGAAGCCCCTAAACCTAAGGGTCGCGCCATGATCAGCCTGACGCCGCTGATTGATGTGGTGTTTATCCTGTTGGTATTTTTTATGCTGGCCACCAGCTTTTTGGATTGGACGGCTTTGCCTTTAAGCGTTCCCGCGCAGTCCGCTGCCCCTGTCTCGGAGGTAGTTGTGCTCAATGTGCGTATCGATGCCGAAGGCCAGATTTTTGTTGATAATGTCCTGACTGAGCGGTCAGTCTTGGGTGCTGAGCTCAGCTCGCGGGTGGCGGATGAGCCAGAACTGCACGTTCTAGTAAAACCCGATCCTGCGGTGGATCTGCAAATGCTGGTGAATGTCGTCGATGCGGTGCGTCTGGCGAGCCCGGGCTCAATGAGGTTGGCGCGATGA